From Hartmannibacter diazotrophicus, a single genomic window includes:
- a CDS encoding NAD(P)/FAD-dependent oxidoreductase has product MAQAIVLGAGMVGISAALHLQQRGFDVTLVDRREPGEETSYGNAGIIQTEAVEPYAMPQDLATLFAIALQRSNDVHFHWRAFPSYARPLLAYWWNSTGSVYQRIARTYSGLIVRASEEHQPFIEASGSDGLIRRTGYRSLYRTASRLAKAKAAAQRIKDTYGVDSDVIEPEALTAAEPALKTGGAGAIHWKPSWSVRDPGALAAAYARLFVERGGNIIRADAMGLAQTPAGGWRLPVGDGTIEAEHAVIALGPWSPHLALKFGYKVPMFLKRGYHQHYLLEPQLQMPLHDPERGYFMAPMVRGLRITTGAELAEQSASQTPVQLMKAETAAKELLPLGAKVENMPWLGARPCMPDMLPVVGPSSRHKGLWFDFGHGHQGLTLGPATGRLLAEMMTGEAPIVDPTPFSPARFR; this is encoded by the coding sequence GTGGCGCAAGCCATCGTTTTGGGCGCCGGCATGGTCGGCATTTCGGCAGCGCTGCACCTGCAGCAGCGCGGTTTCGACGTAACCCTCGTCGACCGGCGCGAGCCGGGCGAGGAGACGAGCTACGGCAATGCAGGCATCATCCAGACCGAGGCGGTCGAGCCCTATGCCATGCCGCAGGATCTGGCGACGCTGTTTGCCATTGCCCTGCAACGCAGCAACGACGTCCATTTCCATTGGCGCGCCTTTCCCTCCTATGCCCGGCCGCTGCTGGCCTACTGGTGGAATTCCACCGGTTCGGTCTACCAGCGCATCGCGCGGACCTATTCAGGCCTGATCGTGCGGGCGAGCGAGGAGCATCAGCCGTTCATCGAGGCGTCGGGCAGCGACGGCCTGATCCGGCGGACGGGCTATCGCTCGCTCTACCGGACCGCATCGAGGCTCGCCAAGGCGAAGGCGGCCGCACAACGGATCAAGGATACCTACGGCGTCGATTCGGATGTCATCGAACCGGAGGCCCTGACGGCGGCGGAGCCGGCGCTGAAGACAGGCGGCGCAGGTGCGATCCACTGGAAGCCGTCCTGGTCGGTGCGCGATCCCGGCGCGCTTGCCGCCGCCTACGCCCGGCTCTTTGTCGAGCGCGGCGGCAACATCATCCGTGCCGATGCCATGGGGCTGGCCCAGACACCGGCTGGCGGCTGGCGACTACCCGTCGGCGACGGGACAATCGAGGCCGAGCATGCGGTGATTGCGCTCGGTCCGTGGTCGCCGCATCTGGCCCTGAAATTCGGCTACAAGGTGCCGATGTTCCTCAAGCGCGGCTATCACCAGCATTACCTGCTGGAGCCGCAGTTGCAGATGCCGCTGCACGATCCGGAGCGCGGCTACTTCATGGCGCCGATGGTCCGGGGCCTTCGCATCACAACGGGTGCGGAACTCGCCGAGCAGTCGGCAAGCCAGACACCGGTGCAGCTCATGAAAGCGGAAACTGCGGCAAAGGAGTTGTTGCCGCTCGGCGCGAAGGTCGAGAACATGCCCTGGCTCGGTGCACGGCCCTGCATGCCGGACATGTTGCCGGTCGTCGGGCCGTCCAGCCGGCACAAGGGCCTGTGGTTCGACTTCGGCCATGGGCACCAGGGCCTGACGCTTGGCCCCGCGACCGGACGGCTGCTCGCGGAGATGATGACCGGCGAGGCCCCGATCGTCGATCCGACGCCGTTCAGCCCCGCCCGTTTCCGATAA
- a CDS encoding MarR family winged helix-turn-helix transcriptional regulator produces MGEQTQVDNGKGDLPAAGETESGEPGERMVDLGALPSFLGYAIRRAQLTISDDFIRTLAAADLRPAYFYTLLVIQKNPGLNQSDVSAALGLQRTNFVVMVNDLEGRGLIERRPSASDRRSYALHLTRKGRALLARAMELQAEHQARFVSVLGAEEHDRLIRLLGKLAESRH; encoded by the coding sequence ATGGGCGAACAAACACAAGTGGATAATGGTAAAGGTGATTTGCCGGCAGCGGGCGAAACGGAATCCGGCGAGCCAGGGGAGAGGATGGTTGATCTCGGGGCATTGCCGTCTTTCCTCGGCTACGCCATCCGCCGGGCGCAACTGACAATTTCTGACGATTTCATCCGGACGCTCGCGGCGGCTGACCTGAGGCCTGCCTATTTTTACACGCTGCTTGTCATTCAGAAGAATCCCGGTCTCAACCAGTCGGACGTCAGCGCGGCCCTCGGCCTCCAGCGCACCAATTTCGTCGTGATGGTCAATGACCTCGAAGGCCGGGGCCTGATCGAGCGTCGGCCGTCGGCGAGCGACCGGCGGTCCTATGCCCTGCATCTGACCCGCAAGGGCCGCGCCCTTCTCGCCAGGGCGATGGAGCTTCAGGCCGAACATCAGGCCCGGTTCGTCTCCGTGCTCGGTGCTGAGGAGCACGATCGACTGATCCGGCTTCTGGGCAAGCTGGCAGAAAGCCGGCATTGA
- a CDS encoding amidase, producing MTSLSTTSPLDLSAVELADAFGKCRLSPLDLFEELVRRIDVVEPRIRSLYAYDPEGARHAATLASERWARGEALGPLDGMPVTIKELIATKGVPVPLGSAATPLVPAERDAPAAERLREAGAVIFAKTTCPDIGMLSSGLSSFHPVTRNPWNLDCNPGGSSSGAAAAAAAGLGPLHVGTDIGGSIRLPAGWCGIVGFKPSNGRVPIDPYYLGRCAGPMTRTVADAALTMGVLALPDARDATSLAPEAVDWMDLDIDLGGLRIGLMLDAGVGLAVEDEILVAVEAAARLLERHGATIVPVPGILDRALLDGMDDFWRCRAWVDLEKLPPEARARMLPYVLAWAGKGAGISGLRALEGFNGTYEMRRRTAALFGTVDAVLSPVAPVISFSAEMASPIDDPERPFEHIAFTLPWNMGEQPAISINCAWSSSAMPIGLQIVGPRHGDRFTLALAAAYEGLRGPDRIRPAWTTLD from the coding sequence ATGACCAGCCTTTCGACGACGTCGCCCCTTGATCTGTCTGCCGTCGAACTCGCCGACGCCTTCGGCAAATGCCGCCTTTCCCCGCTCGACCTTTTCGAGGAGCTGGTCCGCCGCATCGACGTCGTCGAGCCGCGCATCCGCTCGCTCTATGCCTATGATCCGGAAGGCGCGCGCCATGCGGCAACGCTTGCCAGCGAACGCTGGGCGCGCGGCGAAGCTCTCGGGCCTCTCGACGGCATGCCCGTCACGATCAAGGAGCTGATCGCGACCAAGGGTGTGCCGGTGCCTCTCGGCAGCGCGGCGACGCCGCTCGTCCCGGCCGAACGGGATGCACCGGCGGCCGAGCGGCTGCGGGAGGCTGGCGCCGTCATCTTCGCCAAGACCACCTGCCCCGACATCGGCATGCTGTCCTCGGGGCTGTCCAGCTTTCATCCCGTGACGCGCAATCCCTGGAATCTCGACTGCAATCCGGGTGGTTCGAGTTCCGGAGCGGCGGCCGCTGCGGCGGCCGGCCTCGGTCCGCTGCATGTCGGCACGGATATCGGCGGCTCGATCCGCCTGCCCGCAGGCTGGTGCGGCATCGTCGGCTTCAAGCCAAGCAACGGCCGCGTGCCGATCGACCCCTACTACCTTGGCCGCTGTGCCGGCCCGATGACCCGCACCGTCGCCGATGCGGCTCTGACGATGGGCGTCCTTGCGCTGCCCGACGCGCGTGACGCGACATCCCTTGCGCCGGAGGCGGTCGACTGGATGGATCTCGACATTGATCTCGGGGGCCTGCGCATCGGATTGATGCTCGATGCGGGGGTGGGGCTTGCCGTGGAGGACGAGATCCTCGTGGCCGTCGAGGCCGCCGCCCGCCTTCTGGAGCGGCACGGCGCGACGATCGTGCCGGTGCCCGGGATCCTCGACCGCGCGCTTCTCGACGGCATGGACGATTTCTGGCGCTGCCGGGCCTGGGTGGACCTTGAAAAACTGCCGCCGGAGGCGCGTGCCCGCATGCTGCCCTATGTGCTTGCATGGGCCGGGAAAGGCGCCGGGATCTCGGGATTGCGTGCCCTGGAGGGCTTCAATGGCACCTACGAGATGCGCCGCCGCACCGCCGCTCTCTTCGGCACGGTCGACGCCGTCCTGTCGCCCGTCGCGCCGGTGATTTCCTTCTCGGCCGAAATGGCCTCTCCGATCGACGATCCCGAGCGCCCCTTTGAACATATCGCCTTCACCCTGCCCTGGAACATGGGCGAGCAGCCGGCCATCTCGATCAACTGCGCCTGGTCGTCATCGGCGATGCCGATCGGTCTCCAGATCGTCGGCCCGCGCCATGGCGATCGCTTCACGCTGGCCCTTGCAGCAGCCTATGAAGGCCTGCGCGGGCCCGATCGAATCCGGCCCGCATGGACGACCCTGGATTGA